The sequence GGAAGTCAAAGGTTGCCTGAATGAAATTACCTATATTCAGGGTAACAGCTTCCTGAGTAATTTTTCCCGTCCCATCGAAAACAGCATCCTTTAGTTTTAGTTTAATATCTGTGAATTTTATCCCTCCTACTATAACTCCTAGAGGAGGCATTATAATATCAGCTACAAGTGAAGAGACAATCTTCCCGAAAGCCCCGCCTATGATAACCCCAATAGCCAGATCCACAACGTTTCCTTTTGTTGCAAATTCTTTAAATTCATTGATTACGCTCATAATACCACTCCTTTTAAATTGGTATTACTAGCTTAACCGAAATTATAAAAGTGTCTATTTTTTTATAAATATTTTTCAGTAATTACTGTAATTCATGAATCATTCGCAACAACAATCACGACCCTGTAATTAAAAATGTTTGGTTTTATCAAATTTGGGGAACCTAAGACAAGATCATAATAGGAGGTTGATAACAAATGGATTTATTTTCAA comes from Desulfosporosinus meridiei DSM 13257 and encodes:
- the mscL gene encoding large-conductance mechanosensitive channel protein MscL is translated as MSVINEFKEFATKGNVVDLAIGVIIGGAFGKIVSSLVADIIMPPLGVIVGGIKFTDIKLKLKDAVFDGTGKITQEAVTLNIGNFIQATFDFLIIAGSIFLIVKLINSLKRKEKKEEAAAPSTPSMEVQLLIEIRDLLKKQN